From a region of the Salvelinus alpinus chromosome 2, SLU_Salpinus.1, whole genome shotgun sequence genome:
- the hoga1 gene encoding 4-hydroxy-2-oxoglutarate aldolase, mitochondrial has product MFGVKTLRTVGPAVCRRGASVLWKPTKTQSRPQSAAAGQRVDIGGIYPPIATPFTQKEDVDYYKLDENLQKYANIPFKGLVVQGSNGEYPYLTDEERVEVVRRVRLALPTDKLVMAGSGCESTKGTVVMTERMAGAGADLVLVVTPCFYKGKMDSRALVHHFTQVADSSPVPVVLYSVPANTGLDLPVDAVVRLAQHPNILGLKDSGGDITRIALIVHKTKPQDFQVLAGSAGFLMAAYSVGCVGGVCALANVLGREVCELEQLCMSGRWEEASALQRRLIEPNTAVTRKFGVPALKQAMEWFGYHGGTCRSPLQPLSEAESQQLRLDFSTNGWL; this is encoded by the exons ATGTTCGGTGTGAAAACTCTCCGAACTGTCGGTCCAGCAGTGTGTAGACGCGGTGCCTCTGTGCTGTGGAAGCCAACTAAGACCCAGAGCCGACCCCAAAGCGCGGCGGCGGGACAGAGAGTGGACATCGGGGGGATCTACCCGCCCATAGCCACTCCGTTCACTCAGAAAGAGGACGTGGACTATTACAAACTGGATGAAAACCTGCAGAAGTATGCAAACATTCCTTTCAAAG GTCTGGTGGTGCAGGGCTCTAATGGAGAGTACCCGTACCTGACggatgaggagagggtagaggtggTGAGGAGGGTCAGACTGGCGCTGCCCACAGACAAACTGGTCATGGCAGGATCCGGATGTGAAT CCACCAAAGGTACGGTAGTGATGACCGAGAGGATGGCGGGGGCGGGGGCAGACCTGGTTCTTGTGGTAACGCCATGCTTCTACAAGGGCAAGATGGACAGCAGGGCGCTGGTTCACCACTTCACACAG GTGGCTGACAGTAGTCCAGTACCAGTAGTTCTGTACAGTGTCCCGGCTAACACAGGTCTTGACCTTCCTGTTGATGCTGTGGTGAGACTGGCCCAACACCCTAACATACTGGGACTCAAGGACAGCGGAGGAgac ATCACCAGGATCGCTCTGATCGTTCACAAAACGAAGCCGCAGGATTTTCAGGTTCTGGCGGGTTCCGCTGGGTTCCTTATGGCGGCGTATTCCGTGG gttgTGTGGGCGGTGTGTGTGCGCTTGCCAACGTGCTGGGTCGTGAGGTGTGTGAGCTGGAGCAGCTGTGTATGTCGGGACGGTGGGAAGAAGCCAGTGCTCTGCAGCGACGCCTCATAGAGCCCAACACTGCT gtgacCAGGAAGTTTGGCGTTCCCGCTCTCAAGCAGGCGATGGAGTGGTTTGGTTACCACGGCGGCACCTGTCGCTCTCCTCTTCAACCGCTCTCAGAGGCCGAATCACAGCAGCTCAGACTGGACTTCTCCACCAACGGCTGGCTCTGA